From the genome of Cytobacillus firmus, one region includes:
- a CDS encoding formate--tetrahydrofolate ligase, with amino-acid sequence MNVKPIVKSDIEIAQASEMKPITEIAEKLGLIEDDLELFGKYKAKISAAALKKLSTNDSGKIILVTSINPTPAGEGKSTVTVGLADAFNRLGKKAMVAMREPSLGPTMGIKGGATGGGYSQVLPMEDINLHFTGDLHAITTANNALAALIDNHLQQGNLLNIDQRRIVWKRALDLNDRALRKIVIGLGGPLQGVPREDGFDITVASEIMAVLCLASDLQNLKERLGKMVIAYNYDKQPVTVSDLGVEGALTLLLKEAVKPNLVQTIEHTPALVHGGPFANIAHGCNSVIATSAASKLADYVVTEAGFGADLGAEKFLNIKARNEGIDPEAVVIVATIRALKMHGGLSKAELGMEDTEALTRGFANLKKHVETVESFGLPYVVAINRFISDSENEIATLTDLCSEAGMPVALTEVWEKGGQGGIELAEKLLEILDQNAAKFNHLYDLSLPLEEKILTVAQKVYGADNVEYSTKAKKQIKDFESFGWGVLPVCMAKTQYSLSDDPSKLGRPSDFTVTIRELKPSIGAGFIVALTGDVMTMPGLPKAPSAMNMDVDEDGNAVGLF; translated from the coding sequence ATGAATGTGAAACCGATCGTGAAATCAGATATTGAAATTGCTCAGGCATCAGAAATGAAGCCCATTACGGAAATAGCTGAAAAACTAGGGCTCATTGAGGATGATCTGGAGCTATTTGGCAAGTATAAAGCAAAAATATCCGCAGCAGCCTTAAAGAAATTAAGTACGAATGACAGCGGTAAAATAATTCTAGTCACTTCCATTAATCCAACACCAGCGGGCGAAGGGAAGTCCACAGTAACAGTCGGACTTGCCGATGCTTTTAACAGACTTGGCAAAAAGGCTATGGTCGCAATGCGGGAACCTTCCCTGGGGCCGACAATGGGAATTAAAGGCGGTGCAACAGGCGGGGGATATTCACAAGTTCTGCCGATGGAAGACATCAATCTGCATTTTACCGGCGATCTTCACGCAATTACAACAGCAAATAATGCCCTGGCCGCCCTGATTGATAATCACCTCCAGCAGGGAAATCTGTTGAATATCGACCAGAGAAGAATTGTCTGGAAGCGTGCTCTGGATTTGAACGACCGTGCATTGAGAAAAATCGTGATTGGCCTGGGAGGGCCGTTACAAGGTGTCCCAAGGGAGGATGGCTTTGATATTACTGTTGCTTCAGAAATTATGGCCGTTTTATGCCTTGCATCCGATCTGCAGAATCTGAAGGAAAGACTGGGGAAAATGGTTATAGCCTACAATTATGATAAACAGCCCGTAACAGTGAGCGATCTTGGAGTGGAAGGCGCTCTTACTCTCCTGCTTAAAGAAGCAGTCAAACCTAATCTGGTCCAGACTATAGAACATACACCGGCATTGGTTCATGGCGGCCCGTTTGCCAATATCGCTCATGGCTGCAACAGTGTGATTGCAACTTCCGCTGCATCCAAACTCGCTGATTATGTAGTGACAGAAGCGGGTTTTGGCGCAGATCTTGGCGCTGAAAAGTTTCTGAATATTAAAGCCCGAAACGAAGGCATTGACCCTGAAGCAGTGGTTATTGTTGCTACAATCCGTGCTTTAAAAATGCATGGAGGCTTGTCAAAGGCTGAATTGGGCATGGAAGATACTGAAGCACTCACTAGAGGCTTTGCAAACTTAAAAAAGCATGTTGAAACAGTTGAAAGCTTCGGGCTACCGTATGTAGTGGCTATTAACCGGTTTATTTCCGATAGCGAGAATGAAATTGCAACCCTTACAGATCTTTGCAGTGAGGCAGGCATGCCAGTTGCCCTGACAGAGGTTTGGGAAAAAGGCGGCCAGGGCGGGATTGAGCTGGCAGAGAAGCTGCTGGAAATTTTGGACCAAAACGCAGCGAAGTTCAATCATCTGTATGATTTATCACTGCCTCTTGAAGAAAAAATTCTAACAGTGGCTCAGAAGGTTTATGGCGCAGATAATGTTGAATACTCAACCAAAGCCAAAAAGCAGATTAAAGACTTTGAAAGCTTTGGCTGGGGTGTCCTGCCGGTTTGTATGGCTAAAACACAATATTCTTTATCTGATGATCCTTCAAAACTGGGAAGGCCATCTGATTTTACCGTTACAATCCGTGAACTGAAGCCATCGATTGGTGCAGGATTCATTGTAGCACTCACCGGTGATGTGATGACTATGCCGGGCTTGCCTAAAGCCCCTTCAGCCATGAACATGGATGTAGATGAAGATGGAAATGCAGTCGGCCTATTTTAA
- a CDS encoding class I SAM-dependent methyltransferase encodes MSTFNWSAEAEKLWDNNSESWNAKSRAMWEEGSRKDIISFFEKHVKKGSAVCDLGCGDGYGSYKLALAGYRVTGIDVSEEMIHKAEKLNAETDAVFKKEDISNLSLEENAFDSILAINSLEWTESPLDVLQEIQRIVKPGGRACIGILGPTAAPRANSYRRLYKEKVICNTMMPWEFEQLANENGWLKIDELGVYKKASEQLSKGSLTDELKQSLSFMWVFMLENREMKG; translated from the coding sequence ATGAGTACTTTTAATTGGTCTGCAGAAGCAGAGAAGCTTTGGGATAATAATTCGGAATCATGGAATGCAAAGAGCAGGGCAATGTGGGAGGAAGGAAGCCGAAAGGATATCATCTCCTTCTTCGAAAAGCATGTCAAAAAAGGATCTGCTGTTTGTGATCTTGGTTGCGGAGATGGTTACGGTTCATACAAGCTTGCTTTGGCTGGCTATAGAGTTACTGGGATTGATGTCTCAGAAGAGATGATACATAAAGCTGAAAAATTAAACGCTGAAACTGATGCGGTGTTTAAGAAAGAAGACATTTCTAATCTTTCACTTGAGGAAAATGCGTTTGATTCGATTCTTGCCATTAATTCCTTGGAATGGACTGAAAGCCCGCTGGATGTTTTACAGGAAATTCAGCGAATAGTTAAGCCGGGAGGAAGAGCGTGTATAGGGATTCTTGGCCCCACAGCCGCCCCCCGGGCTAACAGCTACCGCAGACTTTATAAGGAAAAAGTTATCTGCAATACCATGATGCCATGGGAATTTGAACAGCTTGCAAATGAAAACGGATGGTTGAAGATTGATGAACTGGGTGTTTATAAAAAAGCATCAGAGCAGCTTTCAAAAGGATCGCTGACTGATGAGCTAAAGCAATCATTATCTTTTATGTGGGTCTTTATGCTTGAAAACAGGGAAATGAAAGGATGA
- a CDS encoding AIM24 family protein, whose amino-acid sequence MSRYSIEEFVNQTKQQDKGEGLFELETSRMLEINLTSQVWAKAGGMVSYRGQIKFEREGILEHGLGKMFKKALTGEGTALMKATGNGKLYLADQGKKISILNLEGDSIFVNGNDLLAFEPSISWDIKLMKRMAGMLAGGLFNVRLEGTGMVAITSHYEPLTLLVTPDNPVYTDPNATVAWSGSLQPEFVTDISFKTFLGRGSGESIQMKFSGSGFVVVQPFEEVYYAQQS is encoded by the coding sequence ATGAGCAGATATTCAATTGAAGAGTTTGTAAACCAGACGAAACAGCAGGATAAAGGTGAAGGGCTGTTTGAACTGGAAACATCAAGGATGCTCGAAATTAATTTAACCAGCCAGGTTTGGGCTAAAGCAGGCGGGATGGTTTCCTACCGCGGCCAGATAAAGTTTGAGCGCGAAGGCATTCTCGAGCATGGCTTAGGAAAGATGTTCAAAAAGGCACTTACTGGAGAAGGCACAGCATTAATGAAAGCAACAGGCAACGGAAAGCTGTACCTTGCAGACCAGGGGAAAAAGATTTCAATCCTGAATCTTGAGGGGGATTCCATCTTTGTAAATGGGAATGATCTCCTTGCTTTCGAGCCTTCCATCAGCTGGGATATTAAATTAATGAAAAGGATGGCAGGCATGCTTGCAGGGGGCTTGTTCAATGTCCGTTTAGAAGGGACGGGAATGGTGGCTATTACTTCTCACTATGAGCCCCTGACACTTTTAGTTACTCCTGATAATCCCGTATATACCGATCCAAATGCGACAGTTGCATGGTCAGGGTCACTGCAGCCGGAATTCGTAACAGATATCTCCTTTAAAACGTTTCTTGGAAGAGGGAGCGGGGAGTCGATCCAAATGAAGTTCTCAGGCAGCGGATTTGTAGTGGTTCAGCCATTCGAAGAAGTGTATTATGCTCAGCAATCATAA
- the metA gene encoding homoserine O-acetyltransferase MetA codes for MPIKIPKLLPAREILEEENIFIMDEDRAKQQDIRPLNILILNLMPEKEKTEAHLLRLLGNTPLQVNISFLKTATHQSKNTSPLHLEQFYTTFEQVQKRKFDGMIITGAPVELLDFQEVDYWEELTVIMEWTKTNVTSTLHICWGAQAALFYHFGIGKYELPEKCSGVYLHEVHDRSEKLLRGFDDIYYAPHSRNTDVYKEQLLNHPEVKLLSSSEEAGPFIMSANGGRQIMVTGHLEYEAGTLAEEYTRDKSRGLQVPVPKHYFPNDDTGRRPLNIWRSHAHLMFSNWLNYYVYQETPYEWD; via the coding sequence TTGCCAATAAAAATTCCTAAGCTGCTTCCTGCCAGGGAGATCTTAGAGGAAGAAAATATATTTATCATGGATGAGGACCGTGCCAAACAGCAGGATATCCGTCCATTAAATATCCTCATCCTGAATTTGATGCCTGAGAAAGAAAAAACAGAAGCCCACCTTTTAAGACTTCTTGGAAATACGCCTTTACAGGTAAATATCTCATTTTTAAAAACAGCCACTCATCAATCAAAAAATACCAGTCCCTTGCATCTTGAACAATTCTATACTACGTTTGAGCAAGTTCAAAAAAGAAAATTTGACGGGATGATTATAACTGGAGCTCCTGTAGAACTTCTTGACTTTCAAGAAGTTGACTATTGGGAGGAGCTAACTGTAATAATGGAGTGGACAAAAACAAATGTTACCTCCACTCTGCATATATGCTGGGGAGCACAGGCAGCGTTGTTCTATCACTTTGGGATCGGAAAATATGAGCTGCCTGAGAAATGCTCCGGTGTTTATCTTCATGAAGTTCATGACAGAAGCGAAAAATTGCTGAGGGGCTTTGACGATATCTATTATGCTCCGCATTCACGAAATACCGATGTTTATAAAGAGCAGCTGCTGAATCACCCGGAAGTGAAGCTTCTTTCCTCTTCTGAGGAGGCGGGTCCTTTCATCATGAGCGCAAACGGCGGCAGACAAATCATGGTAACTGGCCATCTGGAATATGAAGCAGGCACACTCGCAGAAGAATATACTAGAGACAAAAGCAGAGGTCTTCAGGTTCCAGTGCCAAAACACTATTTTCCGAATGATGATACCGGCAGAAGACCCCTTAATATATGGCGGTCACATGCCCATTTAATGTTTTCCAACTGGCTGAACTACTATGTATACCAGGAGACTCCTTACGAGTGGGATTAA
- a CDS encoding DUF3892 domain-containing protein, with the protein MNGEQLTAVYRNNNGEIISFQTSGGRIISYRKALMEAENGVIEGIHIDENEDGSMQLNPSDSSSFDDFPSLY; encoded by the coding sequence ATGAACGGCGAGCAGCTGACAGCAGTCTACCGCAACAATAATGGTGAAATAATTTCCTTCCAGACTTCCGGAGGACGGATTATTTCTTATCGCAAAGCACTAATGGAGGCTGAGAACGGTGTAATTGAGGGGATCCATATTGATGAAAACGAAGACGGCTCTATGCAGCTGAATCCTTCCGATTCGTCATCTTTTGATGATTTTCCAA
- a CDS encoding amidohydrolase family protein — protein sequence MKVIDAHIHFSDIKSFHHTAEELSFVDYSYDGHQKEFQNANVVLSIAMGLTETDNMGFPDYETRTPMGIDLEDKVPANIVYCAGINPYDLNEEALERLEEDLQKPAVVGIKIYLGYYPFYAYDEVYEPVYALAEKYGVPVVFHTGDTYSERGLLKYSHPLAIDEVAVKHRNINFMIAHFGDPWTLTGAEIIYKNPNVYADLSGLIVGTEKELKKHSEGRFLDHLRHALVFADSYDKLLFGTDWPLAPVGPYIEFIKELIPGEHHEDVFYNTAIKVFPKIKPFLP from the coding sequence ATGAAAGTCATAGATGCACATATTCATTTTTCTGATATAAAATCATTTCATCATACTGCCGAGGAACTCTCATTTGTAGATTATTCATATGATGGGCACCAGAAGGAGTTCCAAAATGCCAATGTAGTTCTGAGCATCGCAATGGGACTTACAGAAACAGATAATATGGGCTTTCCTGATTATGAAACAAGAACACCCATGGGGATTGACCTGGAAGACAAGGTCCCGGCTAATATTGTTTACTGTGCCGGCATCAATCCATATGATCTCAATGAAGAGGCTTTAGAAAGGCTCGAAGAAGATCTGCAAAAGCCTGCTGTTGTGGGCATTAAGATTTACCTGGGGTATTATCCTTTCTACGCCTATGATGAAGTATACGAACCTGTGTATGCACTCGCTGAAAAATATGGAGTTCCTGTTGTATTTCATACAGGGGATACTTACTCCGAAAGGGGATTGCTTAAGTATTCTCATCCCCTGGCTATTGACGAGGTTGCAGTTAAACACCGGAATATCAATTTCATGATAGCTCATTTTGGAGATCCGTGGACGCTGACCGGAGCTGAAATCATATATAAAAATCCGAATGTCTATGCCGATCTTTCAGGCCTTATTGTTGGAACAGAAAAAGAATTGAAGAAACACAGTGAAGGAAGATTTTTGGATCATCTTAGGCATGCTTTAGTGTTTGCAGATTCTTACGATAAATTGCTTTTTGGAACCGATTGGCCGCTTGCGCCTGTGGGCCCTTATATCGAATTTATAAAAGAGCTCATACCTGGAGAGCATCATGAGGATGTTTTCTATAATACCGCTATAAAGGTTTTTCCTAAAATCAAGCCTTTTCTGCCATAG
- a CDS encoding GNAT family N-acetyltransferase yields the protein MIQGTDKLIIAEYHEDFAAGIAKMWNLSRDSWGGDTSVMTEEQVKTKEANNGNIILYLALDGEEVVGYCGLSEYKEDTGSLYIPLLNVRPDYHGRKIGKMLVLKALQKTIELGWPRLDLYTWPGNVKAVPLYKKCGFFWEDRDDTTHLMNFIPAVHQTELLKPVLEKLDWYGSSLRNIDVKPDGIKKNGFTFYEYKWQSGEVSARVRFERTGRGISLIETNDYLLELCMDNHEVIENQVQTFQLNLVNKTGNPVSFKAEGNNQGRVESMFEHDLTAESDAVMTGTYIVHEGEEPSVWKTHPSLDVKVWVNGEECELRLGLLPKQPAKITGASKGNLSFLNQEAELEMEVENNLEDEAVFHLSFPESDLVELEKREYRIQLHKKERKLLKVPFIVKKHGFYQPEISITALKKNGEELSFMCRSVGIPLKSFGQKFGGESKDYWHICNGICQVNIRKLDYKITAGRNESVNQPFSFFVPKLGKPYSTEFSKAKPLAAEWFTDDTAITFKLVFRSEAFPGILVALYTSLYSEGFVKIWSELTNDGDKKYENLFLSQPLYHEMQHPYFPLENEVIEFSDVRELGFMEIPGESITENWFFANHNGEPIGFCWPKSAKSNPDGWQFYYQQETGCLAPGDQKVLAPGYLSIGAFRTWEEMQQFAWVTAEAGKIVKNEKALVINSGNPVAKEQGTAEFTLKTYRSSYLNGTIDIYLNEDKKLSANFSQEQELKEFKSNFPIEGMKPISLVKAEITLDSGKTNVKDLLLMPRGKIRILTEEQNGKTVYTMDNGIISFKAAPNFYPGLFSLSYKDREWLDSSFPEPVAKGWWNPWAGGMKTAPSQMSVFSLLKEKSSAEFLNVKDSYENEWSVLAIHTKAVQHSTWKGLDYTQYFALLPGVPILAHWVKVINAGGKYLLNEKWITDIFLSGGSLKDLTLTLSDKGAESAYQAGVEEQSFVNIDGSRISSSLSSEKMYVMKSKDTEFLGAYMNKEAFEVISERKACPLAKPGFIAFDERSFDGRLLNKLHYLEFR from the coding sequence ATGATTCAAGGTACAGACAAATTAATCATTGCAGAGTATCATGAGGACTTTGCTGCAGGAATCGCAAAAATGTGGAACTTAAGCAGAGACAGCTGGGGCGGAGATACCAGTGTAATGACGGAAGAGCAAGTGAAAACGAAGGAAGCGAATAACGGCAATATTATTTTATACTTAGCCCTTGATGGGGAAGAAGTTGTAGGCTATTGCGGGCTATCGGAATATAAAGAGGATACGGGATCCCTGTATATCCCTCTTTTAAATGTAAGGCCGGATTACCATGGGCGGAAAATCGGAAAGATGCTGGTGCTAAAAGCGCTGCAAAAGACTATAGAATTGGGCTGGCCGCGCCTTGATTTATATACATGGCCAGGAAACGTGAAAGCTGTCCCGCTTTACAAAAAATGCGGCTTCTTCTGGGAAGACCGGGATGATACAACCCATTTAATGAATTTCATTCCCGCTGTTCACCAGACAGAGCTTTTAAAACCTGTCCTGGAGAAGCTTGATTGGTATGGCAGCAGCCTGAGAAATATCGATGTGAAGCCAGATGGAATCAAAAAAAATGGCTTTACATTTTACGAGTATAAATGGCAAAGCGGGGAAGTGTCTGCAAGAGTCAGATTTGAAAGAACTGGCAGAGGCATCAGTTTAATTGAAACAAATGATTATCTTCTAGAACTATGCATGGATAATCATGAAGTTATTGAAAATCAAGTTCAAACTTTTCAGCTCAACCTTGTAAATAAAACAGGAAATCCCGTTTCGTTTAAAGCCGAAGGGAATAATCAGGGAAGGGTCGAATCAATGTTCGAGCATGATTTGACAGCTGAGAGCGACGCTGTAATGACCGGAACATATATTGTGCATGAAGGGGAAGAGCCCAGTGTCTGGAAAACTCATCCTTCATTGGATGTAAAGGTTTGGGTAAATGGAGAGGAATGTGAACTGCGCCTTGGGCTTCTTCCAAAGCAGCCAGCCAAAATAACAGGCGCTTCTAAAGGAAATCTCAGTTTTTTAAATCAGGAAGCAGAATTGGAAATGGAAGTAGAAAATAACCTGGAGGATGAGGCAGTATTTCACCTTTCTTTCCCTGAAAGTGATCTGGTTGAATTAGAAAAGCGGGAGTATCGAATACAGCTCCACAAAAAAGAACGTAAGCTGCTAAAGGTGCCTTTTATAGTGAAAAAACATGGCTTTTATCAGCCCGAAATATCGATAACGGCATTAAAGAAGAACGGAGAAGAACTCTCTTTTATGTGCAGATCGGTGGGCATTCCCCTTAAAAGCTTCGGTCAGAAATTCGGAGGAGAGTCCAAGGATTACTGGCATATCTGCAATGGGATCTGCCAGGTGAATATCCGGAAATTAGATTATAAAATAACAGCAGGCAGGAATGAAAGTGTTAACCAGCCTTTTTCGTTTTTTGTTCCTAAGCTTGGCAAGCCTTATTCTACTGAATTTTCAAAGGCAAAGCCTTTGGCAGCAGAGTGGTTCACAGATGATACGGCCATCACCTTCAAATTGGTTTTCAGGTCTGAAGCTTTTCCGGGAATTCTTGTAGCCTTGTATACCTCTCTTTATAGTGAGGGCTTTGTGAAAATTTGGTCTGAACTGACAAATGATGGGGATAAAAAATATGAAAACCTGTTTTTAAGCCAGCCGTTATATCATGAAATGCAGCATCCATATTTTCCGCTGGAGAATGAGGTGATAGAGTTTTCTGATGTAAGAGAATTAGGGTTCATGGAAATACCAGGTGAAAGCATAACTGAAAATTGGTTTTTCGCCAATCATAACGGAGAGCCGATTGGATTCTGCTGGCCTAAAAGTGCTAAATCCAATCCGGATGGGTGGCAATTTTATTATCAGCAGGAGACTGGCTGTCTTGCACCCGGAGATCAGAAGGTACTGGCCCCTGGCTATTTATCCATTGGAGCTTTCAGGACATGGGAAGAAATGCAGCAATTTGCATGGGTGACGGCTGAAGCTGGAAAAATAGTGAAAAATGAAAAAGCGCTAGTAATAAATAGCGGAAATCCAGTTGCAAAGGAGCAGGGAACAGCGGAGTTTACTCTTAAAACCTATCGTTCGAGTTATCTAAACGGCACTATAGATATTTATTTAAATGAAGATAAAAAACTATCCGCAAATTTCAGCCAGGAACAGGAACTTAAGGAATTTAAATCGAATTTCCCTATTGAAGGAATGAAACCCATTTCTCTTGTAAAAGCCGAGATTACACTTGACAGTGGTAAGACGAATGTAAAAGATCTTCTGCTGATGCCCCGTGGGAAAATTCGTATATTAACTGAAGAGCAGAACGGCAAGACTGTATATACAATGGATAACGGCATTATTAGCTTCAAAGCTGCACCGAATTTTTATCCTGGATTATTCTCTTTATCATATAAAGATAGGGAATGGCTGGATTCTTCATTTCCTGAACCGGTTGCCAAGGGATGGTGGAATCCGTGGGCTGGCGGCATGAAAACTGCTCCATCGCAAATGAGTGTGTTTTCGCTATTGAAGGAGAAATCTTCTGCTGAATTTCTCAATGTTAAAGATTCGTATGAAAATGAATGGTCTGTATTGGCCATTCATACGAAAGCAGTCCAGCACTCCACCTGGAAAGGTCTTGATTATACACAGTATTTCGCGTTATTGCCGGGAGTGCCAATCCTTGCTCATTGGGTAAAAGTGATCAATGCAGGCGGGAAGTATCTGTTAAACGAAAAATGGATTACAGATATATTTTTATCCGGAGGCTCATTAAAGGATCTTACGCTTACACTAAGTGACAAAGGTGCTGAATCAGCCTACCAGGCAGGAGTCGAGGAACAATCATTTGTTAATATTGATGGATCCCGTATCAGCAGCTCCCTCTCTTCTGAAAAAATGTACGTAATGAAAAGCAAAGATACTGAATTCCTGGGGGCATATATGAATAAAGAAGCCTTCGAAGTTATTTCCGAAAGGAAGGCGTGCCCATTGGCCAAACCGGGATTTATCGCATTTGATGAAAGAAGCTTCGATGGCCGATTACTTAATAAACTGCATTATCTGGAATTCCGTTAA